Proteins from a single region of Maridesulfovibrio ferrireducens:
- a CDS encoding transcription antitermination factor NusB translates to MKNLSLPGPRGLAFDCVSKTLDSGMDAQAILDSALSSNDLARRDRGFITEVLYGYLRMRIRLQHVLGCFLSRPEGLPAPVLQVLGIASYEILHMDVPAYASVDWGVDSVKKLTRGKLGGLANAVLRKVARLAEDGVDIDFFRRNLHNEMKALSAYYACPQWIVELWIDSYGRETAIQYLEAQICPPAAGFAIDTSDDAGQDAAAALLLEKEFIASDGEAFAFHSGVRPTVLEGLPDKVLFRQSYAARVALSILEPSSWPTPVWDACSGRGGKSRYLMHNDIKPVLASDPHLGRLTALKKEFPSIAAFRGSAINPPIAAGTVGTALLDVPCSGLGVLSRRPDTKFKRSFEDTESLVLLQSKILDNGWKTVRKGGFLAYITCTLNPAENHGQIANFLKKNKDTRLKKEWTTSPDSQLKEFFYSALLEKI, encoded by the coding sequence ATGAAAAATTTATCCCTGCCGGGGCCCAGAGGGCTGGCTTTTGATTGTGTATCCAAAACTCTTGATAGTGGAATGGATGCTCAGGCCATACTGGACTCTGCCCTTTCATCAAACGATCTGGCTCGACGAGACCGCGGTTTTATTACCGAAGTTCTATACGGCTATCTACGAATGAGAATCCGCCTGCAACACGTGCTGGGCTGTTTTCTTTCGAGACCGGAAGGACTTCCTGCACCTGTTCTTCAAGTCTTAGGAATTGCTTCATATGAAATCCTGCACATGGATGTTCCCGCCTACGCATCTGTAGACTGGGGCGTTGATTCAGTAAAAAAGCTGACCCGGGGTAAACTCGGAGGTCTCGCAAATGCTGTGCTTCGTAAAGTTGCAAGACTTGCTGAAGACGGTGTGGATATCGATTTTTTCCGCAGAAATCTCCACAATGAAATGAAAGCTCTTTCCGCTTACTACGCATGTCCGCAATGGATTGTTGAGTTATGGATTGACAGTTACGGCAGAGAAACGGCGATTCAATACCTCGAGGCTCAAATTTGTCCTCCTGCTGCCGGATTTGCAATTGATACATCAGATGATGCGGGACAGGACGCGGCGGCGGCCCTACTTTTAGAAAAAGAATTTATTGCTTCTGACGGAGAAGCTTTTGCCTTTCATTCAGGGGTTCGCCCTACGGTGCTGGAAGGACTGCCGGATAAAGTTCTTTTCAGACAAAGTTACGCGGCAAGAGTTGCTCTTTCCATACTTGAACCTTCAAGCTGGCCCACTCCTGTATGGGATGCATGCTCCGGTCGCGGCGGTAAATCACGATACTTGATGCACAATGACATTAAGCCGGTTCTCGCCAGTGATCCACACCTCGGAAGGCTCACTGCTTTGAAAAAAGAATTCCCTTCTATTGCGGCCTTCAGAGGCTCTGCAATCAATCCACCGATTGCTGCTGGAACCGTCGGCACAGCCCTGCTCGACGTACCTTGCTCAGGTCTCGGTGTCCTTTCAAGAAGACCGGACACTAAGTTCAAACGCTCATTTGAAGATACAGAATCTTTGGTTCTTTTGCAGTCTAAAATACTTGATAATGGCTGGAAAACTGTTCGCAAAGGTGGATTTTTAGCATACATAACCTGCACACTTAATCCTGCGGAAAACCACGGGCAAATCGCTAATTTTTTAAAAAAGAACAAAGATACCCGTCTGAAAAAGGAATGGACAACATCTCCGGATTCACAGCTTAAAGAATTTTTCTATTCTGCTCTGCTTGAAAAAATATAA
- a CDS encoding DUF116 domain-containing protein, with amino-acid sequence MSVEKDSKKRLFIGLITGTCILLCLFLASLWYVPYVGISAFGSWASWILGVIVTILILLVGWAYLALLANVVLGKTFPFSTKARGLTIKLFLPLMTILGRVFGLSKRKIRASFIKVNNELVQSKAGTCDPDKILMLTPHCLQNSRCDMRLTYDVDNCKRCGLCTIKGLLELRDKYGAHFAVATGGTIARRIVVQKRPKLIIAIACERDLASGIQDTYPLPVFGVLNERPHGPCLDTQVSLIAVENALRNFIKAEKLPVDAEKNVGMTPLSGL; translated from the coding sequence GTGAGTGTCGAGAAAGATTCTAAAAAACGCTTGTTCATCGGCCTGATTACTGGCACATGCATTCTGCTCTGCCTGTTTTTAGCTTCGTTGTGGTATGTGCCGTATGTCGGTATTTCCGCCTTCGGTTCATGGGCTTCATGGATATTAGGTGTAATCGTTACAATTCTCATATTGCTCGTCGGATGGGCCTATCTGGCTCTACTCGCCAATGTGGTTCTTGGAAAAACTTTCCCTTTTTCCACGAAAGCACGGGGCCTTACGATTAAACTTTTTCTGCCGCTTATGACCATACTGGGTAGAGTCTTCGGCCTCTCCAAACGTAAAATAAGAGCGTCCTTTATCAAAGTTAACAACGAACTGGTTCAGTCAAAAGCCGGAACCTGTGACCCTGATAAAATATTAATGCTTACTCCGCATTGCCTGCAAAACAGCCGTTGTGACATGCGCCTTACTTACGATGTGGACAACTGCAAGCGTTGCGGACTTTGCACCATCAAGGGGCTTCTTGAACTTCGCGATAAATACGGTGCCCATTTCGCTGTAGCAACCGGCGGAACCATCGCAAGGCGTATAGTTGTCCAGAAAAGACCGAAACTGATTATAGCGATTGCCTGTGAACGGGATCTTGCCAGCGGAATTCAAGACACTTATCCGCTGCCGGTTTTCGGAGTTCTTAATGAACGACCACACGGGCCTTGCCTTGACACACAAGTATCTCTTATAGCAGTTGAAAATGCACTGCGAAATTTTATTAAAGCTGAAAAATTACCTGTCGACGCAGAAAAAAATGTCGGCATGACACCCCTTAGCGGCCTCTAA
- the fmt gene encoding methionyl-tRNA formyltransferase has protein sequence MAATREEPRWKIVFMGTPDFASTILEYLQEWDGCEVIGAYTQPDRPCGRGHKLKPSPVKEVALKHDIPVFQPLNFKDKADIEQLRSLKPDFLVVAAYGLILPQEVLDIPAVLPINVHGSLLPKYRGAAPIQRCIQNGDVATGITIMKMEAGLDTGPMLLQQALGIAWNDHAGKIHDELAAMGGPLIMETILRYHTGKLAIIKQDDEIATYAAKLTKEDGLIDWNKNAKDVHNQIRAMHPSPGAYFFWQAENDKEPVRLVITPGKISDKEAVDTTPGTILGEDDGFLEIACKDKIYLAEKVKPAGKKAMDGRAFMCGYMSKLHTQPTSTDGQTSGSDC, from the coding sequence ATGGCAGCAACAAGAGAAGAACCACGCTGGAAAATAGTTTTCATGGGCACTCCGGACTTCGCGTCCACCATTCTTGAATACCTTCAGGAGTGGGACGGTTGCGAAGTAATCGGAGCTTATACCCAGCCTGACCGCCCTTGCGGAAGAGGCCACAAACTTAAGCCTTCTCCTGTGAAAGAAGTAGCTCTGAAACATGATATACCTGTGTTTCAACCGCTCAATTTCAAGGACAAGGCTGATATTGAACAGCTGCGTTCACTAAAGCCGGACTTCCTTGTTGTGGCTGCGTACGGACTGATTCTTCCTCAGGAAGTTTTGGATATACCTGCGGTATTGCCCATCAATGTACACGGCTCTCTGCTTCCCAAATACCGGGGGGCTGCTCCTATTCAGCGCTGCATCCAAAACGGTGACGTCGCAACAGGTATCACTATCATGAAAATGGAAGCAGGGCTTGATACAGGCCCCATGCTGCTCCAGCAAGCGTTAGGAATTGCGTGGAACGACCACGCCGGAAAAATCCATGACGAACTGGCTGCAATGGGCGGACCGCTGATAATGGAAACGATTCTTCGTTATCATACCGGCAAATTAGCTATAATAAAACAGGATGATGAAATCGCCACTTACGCCGCCAAGCTTACAAAAGAAGACGGATTGATAGACTGGAATAAAAATGCAAAGGATGTGCATAATCAGATCCGCGCAATGCACCCGTCACCCGGTGCTTATTTCTTCTGGCAGGCCGAAAACGACAAAGAACCGGTTCGTCTGGTCATCACTCCCGGCAAAATAAGCGATAAAGAAGCCGTAGACACTACTCCGGGAACAATTCTCGGTGAAGATGACGGTTTTCTGGAAATAGCCTGTAAAGACAAAATATACCTTGCAGAAAAGGTAAAACCGGCTGGCAAAAAAGCCATGGACGGACGTGCTTTCATGTGTGGATATATGAGCAAATTACATACACAACCAACTAGTACGGATGGACAGACATCCGGTTCGGATTGCTAA
- the def gene encoding peptide deformylase: MKLDILKYPDPNLADPCAVVEKITPELKELIDNMVETMYEDDGVGLAAPQIGEKLRLIVIDPSGPKNREDLQIIINPQIIDSEGKVDSEESCLSCPSFSCVIKRSEKVTVTGMDENGKDIRIEADDFLAIVLQHELDHLDGTLIVNKVGRLKKAMYDKKIKKWQQQEKNHAGK, encoded by the coding sequence ATGAAACTCGATATTCTCAAATATCCTGATCCTAATCTTGCAGATCCATGCGCCGTTGTAGAAAAGATTACTCCTGAGCTTAAAGAGCTCATCGATAACATGGTTGAAACCATGTACGAAGATGACGGAGTCGGTCTGGCAGCGCCGCAGATCGGAGAAAAGCTCCGCCTGATTGTAATTGATCCATCAGGCCCTAAAAACAGAGAAGATCTGCAGATAATTATCAACCCTCAAATCATTGACAGCGAAGGAAAAGTAGATTCCGAAGAAAGCTGCCTCTCCTGTCCTTCTTTCAGTTGCGTCATCAAACGCAGCGAAAAAGTTACTGTGACCGGAATGGATGAAAACGGGAAAGATATCAGAATTGAAGCAGACGACTTTCTGGCAATCGTTCTTCAGCACGAATTAGATCACCTTGACGGAACTCTCATAGTAAACAAAGTGGGCCGTCTTAAAAAAGCAATGTACGATAAGAAGATCAAAAAATGGCAGCAACAAGAGAAGAACCACGCTGGAAAATAG
- the aspS gene encoding aspartate--tRNA ligase: MSEQNEERSYDEYRVIEDLGGWKRTHNCNEVTAKNLGEEVLLMGWVQFRRDHGGLIFIDLRDREGLTQVVFSPEHNTDVHERAHAIRSEYVVAIKGKVRARPDGMINKALTTGEIEIIVDEWKLLNTSETPPFAIEDRTDAAEQLRLKYRFLDLRRPILAKNFILRNKAAQSVRRFLDGLGFLEVETPVLTKSTPEGARDFLVPSRMNNGEFYALPQSPQLFKQMLMVSGLDRYFQIVKCFRDEDLRADRQPEFTQIDIEMSFTDEETIMGMAENMIRTVFTETIEKELPSAFPRMTYADAMRDYGVDKPDVRFELKHLEATQIFKGSDFKVFAKSELIKVLHVPNGAQLSRKEIDEYTKFVEIYGSKGLAWIKVKEDGEWQSPIVKFFNEEEIAKLSELTKAKAGDILFFQAGSTDIVNAALGALRIKIGERFELIDESAYAPLWITDFPLLEYNPDEKRYVARHHPFTSPQVGQMDTISENPGEALARAYDLVINGYEIGGGSIRIHTPEMQQKMFSALGIGEEEARSKFGFLMDALKFGAPPHGGIAFGLDRLIMILCGAKSIRDVIAFPKTQKATCLMTEAPSAVASTQLRDLGIRLREKKEA; encoded by the coding sequence ATGTCTGAACAAAATGAAGAACGCAGTTACGACGAATACCGAGTGATTGAAGACCTTGGAGGCTGGAAAAGAACTCACAATTGTAATGAAGTAACCGCAAAAAACCTCGGTGAAGAAGTCCTGCTCATGGGCTGGGTTCAGTTTCGCCGCGATCACGGCGGACTTATTTTCATCGATCTGCGTGACCGTGAAGGTCTTACACAGGTTGTTTTCAGCCCCGAGCACAACACAGATGTTCACGAACGCGCTCACGCTATCCGTTCAGAATACGTTGTTGCTATCAAGGGTAAGGTCAGAGCCCGTCCCGACGGCATGATCAACAAAGCTCTGACAACAGGTGAAATTGAAATCATCGTTGATGAATGGAAACTTCTTAATACTTCTGAGACTCCTCCTTTCGCCATTGAAGACCGTACAGACGCGGCTGAACAGCTCCGTCTTAAATATCGCTTTCTGGACCTGCGCCGCCCTATCCTTGCCAAGAACTTTATCCTGCGCAACAAGGCCGCACAGTCTGTTCGCCGCTTCCTTGACGGACTTGGATTCCTCGAAGTTGAGACACCTGTTCTCACCAAGAGTACTCCTGAAGGAGCACGCGACTTTCTGGTCCCGAGCCGCATGAACAACGGTGAATTTTACGCTCTGCCGCAGTCTCCGCAGCTCTTTAAACAGATGCTCATGGTTTCCGGCCTCGACCGTTATTTCCAGATCGTTAAATGTTTCAGAGATGAAGATCTTCGCGCAGACCGTCAGCCTGAATTCACTCAGATTGATATTGAAATGAGCTTCACTGACGAAGAAACAATCATGGGCATGGCTGAAAACATGATCCGCACAGTTTTCACCGAAACCATTGAAAAAGAGCTTCCTTCTGCTTTCCCGCGTATGACCTATGCTGACGCAATGCGCGATTACGGTGTGGACAAACCTGATGTACGTTTCGAACTGAAACACCTCGAAGCTACTCAGATTTTTAAAGGTTCTGACTTCAAAGTTTTTGCTAAATCTGAACTGATCAAAGTTCTGCATGTTCCAAACGGAGCGCAGCTCAGCCGTAAAGAAATCGACGAATACACTAAGTTTGTTGAAATCTACGGTTCCAAAGGACTTGCATGGATTAAAGTTAAAGAAGATGGCGAATGGCAGTCTCCGATTGTTAAGTTTTTCAACGAAGAAGAAATTGCAAAGCTTTCTGAACTTACCAAAGCAAAAGCTGGAGATATTCTTTTCTTCCAGGCCGGATCAACTGATATCGTAAATGCTGCACTTGGAGCACTTAGAATTAAGATCGGTGAAAGATTTGAGCTTATTGATGAGAGCGCATATGCTCCATTATGGATTACCGACTTCCCGCTGCTTGAGTACAACCCTGATGAAAAACGCTACGTTGCCAGACATCATCCTTTCACCTCTCCGCAGGTTGGACAGATGGATACCATCAGCGAAAATCCGGGAGAAGCTCTTGCCCGTGCATATGACCTCGTAATTAACGGTTACGAAATAGGTGGCGGTTCCATCCGTATCCATACCCCTGAAATGCAGCAAAAAATGTTTTCAGCTCTCGGTATTGGCGAAGAAGAAGCCCGTTCCAAATTCGGATTCCTCATGGACGCCCTTAAATTCGGAGCACCGCCTCACGGAGGCATTGCCTTTGGTCTGGATAGACTTATTATGATACTATGCGGAGCAAAATCCATCAGAGACGTTATAGCCTTCCCTAAAACTCAGAAGGCTACCTGTCTGATGACTGAAGCACCTTCAGCCGTTGCAAGCACTCAGCTTCGCGACCTTGGAATCAGACTCCGCGAAAAGAAAGAAGCTTAA
- the hisS gene encoding histidine--tRNA ligase produces the protein MAKIQKIKGVADLFPEESAKYAFMEKTARDVFSSYGFGELRTPILEKTELFCRSIGEETDVVQKEMYTFPDRKGRSLTMRPEATAGVVRAYVENKIYQPGKVSKLFTVGPMFRYERPQAGRMRQFHQINAEVFGASQPQADAEVLLMLSTFLNKIGLSKLSFELNSLGCPECRPVFRKALDDYFSGVDQDKLCEDCTRRVKTNPLRVLDCKSKGCKELTKDAPSIPDHLCGDCRDHFDAVIALINEAGLDYTLNPRLVRGLDYYQRTTFEVTSGDIGAQTAVAGGGRYDGLVHSLGGAQVPGIGFACGMERLAMLLDGEFQEKLDFYIALVDQRAAGDALIFAEKLRKSGLKGEAAFVATSMKSQLRQANKLAVKKCFIFGTDEVENGTVTVKDMIEGGQESLPRDEYFK, from the coding sequence ATGGCAAAAATACAAAAAATCAAAGGTGTTGCAGACCTTTTCCCTGAAGAAAGTGCAAAATATGCCTTCATGGAAAAAACAGCCAGAGACGTTTTTTCAAGTTACGGTTTCGGAGAACTGAGAACTCCAATTCTCGAAAAAACCGAGCTGTTCTGCCGCTCCATCGGTGAAGAAACTGATGTTGTGCAAAAAGAAATGTATACTTTTCCTGATCGCAAAGGCCGTTCGCTCACAATGCGTCCTGAAGCCACCGCAGGTGTTGTCCGCGCATATGTTGAAAATAAAATTTATCAGCCGGGCAAAGTAAGCAAATTATTCACTGTCGGTCCTATGTTCCGCTATGAAAGGCCTCAAGCTGGACGCATGCGCCAGTTTCATCAGATAAATGCAGAAGTTTTCGGAGCCAGCCAGCCTCAGGCGGATGCGGAAGTCCTGCTCATGCTCTCAACTTTTCTCAACAAAATCGGCCTTAGCAAACTTTCTTTCGAGCTGAACTCACTTGGCTGCCCTGAATGCAGACCTGTTTTCAGAAAGGCTCTTGATGATTATTTCAGCGGAGTGGATCAGGATAAATTGTGTGAAGACTGCACCCGTCGCGTCAAAACCAATCCACTCAGAGTTCTGGACTGCAAAAGCAAAGGTTGCAAAGAGCTTACAAAAGACGCTCCATCCATCCCGGATCACCTTTGCGGAGATTGCCGAGATCACTTTGATGCGGTAATTGCTCTTATTAATGAAGCGGGACTGGACTACACTCTGAATCCACGACTCGTTCGCGGTCTCGACTATTACCAGAGAACAACTTTTGAAGTAACTTCCGGCGACATCGGCGCACAGACTGCGGTTGCAGGCGGCGGAAGATATGATGGACTGGTCCACAGTCTCGGCGGAGCACAGGTTCCGGGCATAGGATTTGCCTGCGGAATGGAAAGACTGGCCATGCTGCTGGACGGAGAATTTCAAGAAAAACTTGATTTCTACATAGCTCTGGTTGATCAGAGAGCGGCCGGAGATGCCTTGATTTTTGCAGAAAAACTGCGCAAATCAGGACTCAAAGGAGAAGCGGCTTTTGTCGCCACCAGTATGAAAAGTCAATTACGTCAGGCAAACAAGCTTGCTGTAAAGAAATGTTTTATATTCGGAACGGACGAAGTTGAGAACGGAACGGTCACAGTCAAAGACATGATCGAAGGCGGACAGGAATCCCTGCCGCGTGATGAATATTTCAAATAA
- a CDS encoding DUF2628 domain-containing protein produces MNMITTDDYASFIGPNAGKYLFNFAKFQSLRDGFTVTWHWPAFLFGFWWFLYRKMYFWAFVTFLLGFLPFGNLIAQFGYGLSAYFLYYRDSTAKAYAVMSTYPGQNTRMILEETGGVHGWVKIVGILCFFLQPAWIFVVSLLFGGAFVCSFQQVMM; encoded by the coding sequence ATGAACATGATAACTACTGATGATTATGCAAGTTTTATCGGTCCCAATGCTGGTAAATATTTATTTAATTTTGCAAAATTTCAATCCCTGCGGGACGGGTTTACTGTCACTTGGCACTGGCCTGCGTTTTTGTTCGGTTTCTGGTGGTTTTTATACCGTAAAATGTATTTTTGGGCATTTGTCACATTTTTATTAGGATTTTTGCCTTTTGGTAACTTAATAGCTCAATTCGGATATGGGCTTAGTGCGTACTTTTTATATTACAGGGATAGCACTGCTAAGGCTTATGCGGTAATGTCTACATATCCGGGGCAGAATACCCGCATGATTTTAGAAGAGACTGGCGGGGTGCATGGCTGGGTTAAAATCGTGGGAATTCTTTGCTTCTTCCTGCAACCGGCATGGATCTTTGTTGTTTCACTATTGTTCGGCGGAGCTTTTGTCTGCTCATTTCAGCAGGTGATGATGTAA
- a CDS encoding caspase family protein produces MKKLLLSKVNFYFFVFLTGCCLFFGSAQPSQAQSRLALLVGNAAYKNGPLKNPVNDINAMSSALKKSGFEVMVLKNADRAQIGKAIDEFGRKLTKKDVGLFYFSGHGLQVKGRNYLVPIGMKVQGEADVQYEAIDAGRVLAKMEDAGNRMNIVILDACRNNPFKRSFRSAQNGLAQMDAPTGSFIAFATAPGTVALDGKGSNSPYVSHMVKNMGKKNLTIEKFFKTVRIGVIKDTSRKQTPWESSSLVGDFYFSGKSAEAQTQSQPSTVQSNKPPQSQPAPTPDPRPAKPKKSKDDQILDMLLN; encoded by the coding sequence ATGAAAAAATTATTGTTATCGAAAGTTAATTTTTATTTCTTCGTGTTTCTAACCGGTTGTTGTCTGTTCTTCGGTTCAGCCCAACCCTCACAAGCTCAGTCAAGGCTGGCCCTCCTTGTGGGGAATGCTGCTTACAAGAACGGCCCGCTCAAAAATCCCGTGAATGATATCAATGCAATGTCCAGCGCTCTCAAAAAATCAGGGTTTGAAGTGATGGTGCTGAAAAATGCGGATCGTGCTCAAATCGGGAAAGCTATAGATGAATTCGGCCGTAAACTTACAAAAAAAGATGTAGGTCTGTTCTATTTTTCAGGACACGGGTTGCAGGTTAAAGGTCGCAATTACCTTGTCCCCATCGGCATGAAAGTTCAGGGCGAAGCTGATGTTCAGTATGAAGCCATAGATGCCGGAAGGGTGCTTGCTAAAATGGAAGATGCCGGCAACAGAATGAATATCGTAATTCTGGATGCGTGCCGGAATAATCCGTTCAAGCGTAGTTTCAGGTCCGCTCAAAATGGTCTGGCCCAGATGGATGCTCCAACCGGATCTTTCATAGCTTTTGCCACCGCACCGGGAACGGTCGCTCTCGACGGTAAAGGTTCGAATAGCCCTTATGTTTCACACATGGTGAAAAATATGGGTAAAAAGAATCTAACTATCGAGAAGTTTTTTAAAACAGTTCGTATCGGGGTCATAAAAGATACAAGCCGTAAACAGACTCCGTGGGAATCTTCATCACTGGTGGGTGATTTTTATTTCTCGGGTAAAAGTGCGGAGGCTCAGACCCAATCGCAGCCGAGTACAGTGCAAAGTAACAAACCTCCACAGAGTCAACCTGCTCCGACTCCAGACCCTAGACCAGCTAAGCCTAAAAAGTCTAAGGACGATCAAATACTGGATATGTTGCTGAACTAA
- a CDS encoding tRNA (adenine-N1)-methyltransferase yields MLNAGQVVLLINPKGKRYLRVVKDGDDIHTHDGKILMEDVIAAGYGRMVKTHLGRKYQILKPTVHDLIKGVKRQTQIMYPKEIGYLLLKLGIGPGCRVIESGSGSGGLTTALAYYVGDTGKVYTHERRPEFFKLVSKNLEWSGLSHRVEQFNLDIEEGFQATDCDALFLDVRTPWDYLHHIPKAVIPGSMLGFLLPTTNQVSELIAGLDKGPFTDIEVVEILLRRWKPVAERLRPDDRMVAHTGFLVFARSLDSSIMSGDDQKTEEKKEATPEIAETTVENQAETTPPEEAQTEETTVTEAPAVEATEAATPEAAPEVKDDETTEETTDKA; encoded by the coding sequence ATGCTTAATGCTGGACAAGTGGTACTGCTCATAAACCCCAAGGGCAAGCGTTATTTACGCGTAGTAAAGGATGGGGATGATATTCATACCCACGATGGCAAAATCCTTATGGAAGACGTCATCGCTGCAGGATATGGAAGAATGGTTAAGACCCACTTGGGGCGCAAGTACCAGATTCTTAAGCCGACAGTCCATGATTTGATCAAAGGCGTAAAACGTCAGACTCAGATTATGTATCCGAAAGAAATCGGATATCTTCTGCTTAAACTGGGAATCGGTCCAGGATGCAGAGTTATTGAATCAGGCTCAGGATCAGGTGGCCTGACAACCGCTTTAGCCTATTATGTAGGTGACACCGGTAAAGTTTATACCCATGAACGCCGTCCTGAATTCTTTAAACTTGTCAGCAAAAATCTTGAATGGTCAGGACTGTCACATCGCGTTGAACAGTTTAATCTTGATATTGAAGAAGGCTTTCAGGCAACAGATTGTGATGCTCTTTTCCTCGACGTCCGCACTCCATGGGACTACCTGCACCACATTCCTAAAGCCGTTATCCCCGGATCAATGCTCGGATTCCTGCTGCCTACAACTAATCAGGTCAGCGAACTTATCGCCGGACTTGATAAAGGCCCTTTCACTGACATTGAAGTTGTTGAAATTCTTCTTCGCCGCTGGAAACCTGTCGCAGAAAGACTGCGCCCTGATGACCGCATGGTCGCTCACACAGGCTTCCTTGTTTTCGCCCGCTCCCTTGATAGTTCCATAATGTCAGGTGACGATCAGAAAACAGAAGAAAAAAAAGAAGCTACACCTGAGATAGCAGAAACTACAGTTGAAAATCAGGCAGAAACGACCCCGCCAGAGGAAGCTCAGACAGAAGAAACTACTGTCACCGAAGCTCCGGCTGTCGAAGCAACTGAAGCCGCAACTCCGGAAGCCGCTCCAGAAGTAAAAGATGACGAGACGACAGAAGAAACGACTGATAAAGCCTAA
- a CDS encoding radical SAM protein, with product MGYKYIFGPVFSGRIGRSLGLDLLGKRICSMDCVYCEVGATEFLVSERRPYVSATAILDELASWKQEGHLLPDVITLGGLGEPVLNSDLPEIISGVKKLFPSLPVAVLTNATPMTDPEVRRELLEADIVLPSMDSLVASEFRAVNRPCKGIDPEDVAKALIEFRKEFKGKIFLEVLLSRGYNDSAENLSKMKAFCSELSPDRIDVVTLSRPGTLEVALPVDSGTLDLWKKALDAAPCTDRDCGSDEGAKGRNGSDTSVHVQDGDSAAFDRIQASLMRRPQTAQQLSKALEISFDGVIQVIEKLENSGKLTVRQTGDEIYYKFKPDG from the coding sequence ATGGGTTATAAGTATATCTTCGGGCCGGTTTTTTCCGGTAGAATAGGTCGTTCGCTTGGTTTGGATCTGCTTGGAAAACGGATTTGTTCCATGGATTGCGTTTATTGCGAAGTCGGAGCGACAGAGTTTCTGGTGAGTGAGCGCAGGCCTTATGTTTCCGCTACTGCAATTCTTGATGAGCTTGCAAGCTGGAAACAGGAAGGACATCTTTTGCCCGATGTGATTACTCTCGGAGGTCTTGGGGAGCCGGTTCTCAATTCCGATTTGCCCGAGATTATCAGTGGAGTTAAAAAACTTTTCCCGTCTTTGCCCGTGGCTGTATTAACAAACGCCACCCCGATGACGGACCCCGAAGTTCGCAGAGAACTGCTGGAAGCAGATATTGTGCTTCCGTCGATGGATTCTCTTGTTGCTTCGGAATTTCGGGCCGTAAACAGGCCGTGTAAAGGAATTGATCCTGAAGACGTAGCTAAGGCTCTGATCGAATTCCGTAAGGAGTTCAAAGGTAAGATTTTTCTGGAAGTGCTCCTTTCAAGGGGATACAATGATTCGGCTGAAAATCTTTCTAAAATGAAAGCTTTTTGTTCTGAACTCTCCCCGGACCGCATTGATGTGGTCACACTTTCGCGCCCCGGAACTCTAGAGGTTGCTTTACCGGTTGATTCCGGGACTTTAGATCTTTGGAAAAAGGCTCTTGATGCCGCGCCCTGCACTGACAGGGATTGCGGTTCCGATGAAGGCGCAAAGGGAAGGAACGGCTCGGATACATCCGTCCATGTGCAGGATGGAGACTCCGCAGCATTTGACCGGATTCAGGCTTCTCTCATGCGTAGACCGCAGACAGCGCAACAACTTTCAAAAGCCCTTGAAATCTCCTTTGATGGAGTGATACAGGTGATTGAAAAGTTGGAGAACAGCGGCAAGTTGACCGTAAGGCAGACAGGTGATGAAATTTATTACAAGTTTAAGCCGGATGGTTGA